In Penaeus chinensis breed Huanghai No. 1 chromosome 2, ASM1920278v2, whole genome shotgun sequence, the following proteins share a genomic window:
- the LOC125033205 gene encoding V-type proton ATPase subunit B → MTSLGHLQQVAAVQRDYIAQPRLCYKTVTGVNGPLVILDDVKFPKFAEIVNLHLADGTERKGQVLEVSGSKAVVQVFEGTSGVDAKHTVCEFTGDILRTPVSEDMLGRVFNGSGKPIDQGPTVLAEDFLDIQGQPINPWSRTYPEEMIQTGISSIDVMNSIARGQKIPIFSAAGLPHNEIAAQICRQAGLVNLPSKGVLDDHKDNFAIVFAAMGVNMETARFFKQDFEENGSMENVCLFLNLANDPTIERIITPRLALTTAEYLAYQCEKHVLIILTDMSSYAEALREVSAAREEVPGRRGFPGYMYTDLATIYERAGRVEGRQGSITQIPILTMPNDDITHPIPDLTGYITEGQIYVDRQLHNRQIYPPINVLPSLSRLMKSAIGDGMTRKDHSDVSNQLYACYAIGKDLQAMKAVVGEEALTSDDLLYLEFLAKFEKTFISQGPYMKRTIFESLDIGWQLLRIFPKEMLKRIPAATLAEFYPRDRPQ, encoded by the exons ATGACAAGCCTTGGTCACTTGCAACAAGTGGCTGCAGTGCAGCGGGACTACATTGCCCAGCCACGTCTATGCTACAAAACTGTCACAGGTGTTAACGGCCCACTTGTCATTCTTGATGATGTCAAATTTCCTAAATTTGCTGAAATTGTAAATTTACATCTGGCTGATGGGACGGAGCGAAAGGGACAGGTGTTAGAAGTTAGTGGTTCCAAGGCTGTGGTGCAG GTATTTGAGGGAACCTCAGGTGTAGATGCCAAGCATACAGTATGTGAGTTCACTGGAGACATTCTGCGTACTCCAGTGTCAGAAGACATGTTGGGTCGTGTTTTTAATGGTTCTGGTAAGCCTATTGACCAGGGACCAACTGTATTGGCCGAGGATTTCTTGGATATTCAAG GTCAGCCCATCAATCCATGGTCTCGAACTTATCCAGAGGAAATGATTCAGACTGGTATCTCATCCATTGATGTCATGAACTCAATTGCTCG agGTCAGAAGATTCCCATTTTCTCAGCTGCTGGTCTGCCTCACAATGAAATTGCAGCCCAGATTTGTCGTCAGGCTGGTTTGGTCAACTTGCCATCGAAAGGTGTACTTGATGACCACAAGGATAATTTTGCAATTGTTTTTGCTGCCATGGGTGTCAACATGGAAACAGCACGCTTCTTCAAACAG GACTTTGAAGAAAATGGTTCCATGGAGAATGTGTGCTTGTTCCTGAATCTTGCCAATGACCCAACCATTGAGCGTATCATCACCCCTCGTCTGGCTCTGACCACTGCTGAGTACTTGGCTTACCAGTGTGAGAAGCACGTACTCATTATTCTTACCGACATGTCATCATATGCTGAAGCTTTACGTGAG GTATCAGCTGCCAGAGAAGAGGTACCAGGCAGAAGAGGTTTCCCAGGTTATATGTACACTGACTTGGCCACCATCTATGAACGAGCCGGGCGAGTGGAGGGACGTCAAGGGTCAATCACTCAAATCCCCATCCTTACTATGCCTAATGATG ATATTACACATCCAATTCCTGATCTGACGGGATACATCACAGAAGGCCAGATCTACGTAGATCGTCAGTTGCACAATCGTCAGATTTACCCACCAATTAATGTGCTTCCTTCGCTTTCTCGACTTATGAAATCTGCCATTGGTGATGGAATGACCAGGAAGGATCATTCAGATGTGTCTAATCAGCTGTATGCCTGTTATGCCATTGGCAAAGATTTACAGGCCATGAAGGCAGTTGTGGGAGAAGAAGCATTGACCTCAGATGATCTCTTGTATTTGGAGTTCCTTGCTAAGTTTGAAAAGACCTTCATTTCGCAGGGGCCATATATGAAACGCACCATTTTTGAGTCCTTGGATATTGGTTGGCAATTGCTTCGTATTTTCCCCAAGGAGATGCTTAAGCGTATCCCCGCTGCCACCCTTGCTGAGTTTTACCCTCGTGATCGTCCTCAGTAA